The following proteins come from a genomic window of Paenibacillus spongiae:
- a CDS encoding zf-HC2 domain-containing protein, with translation MNCNVAIVWMHDYLDSELPRDDVLQLKNHLLSCPACRARFEQLERTEALMRSKMEVPVTMDSEQAAQLTQRIVSQFPAAKRRVATGWARWIRKHPAVSVAALFAFVMLSSFITMWQQDTQLSISGSDLAQLVINGDTVTVPEGVYIKGDLIVENGKANVLGDVEGNVTVIDGQLYQASTAHISGQVKKIDQALDWFWYKVTQSISSLAY, from the coding sequence ATGAACTGCAACGTCGCTATCGTATGGATGCACGATTATTTGGATAGTGAACTGCCCCGGGACGATGTGCTGCAGCTAAAGAATCATTTGCTCTCCTGCCCGGCGTGCCGAGCCCGTTTCGAGCAGCTGGAACGAACCGAAGCGCTCATGCGAAGCAAGATGGAAGTTCCGGTCACGATGGACAGCGAACAAGCGGCTCAGCTCACACAGCGGATCGTAAGCCAGTTTCCTGCAGCCAAACGCCGTGTAGCAACCGGCTGGGCACGCTGGATTCGGAAACATCCGGCTGTCAGCGTTGCGGCGTTGTTCGCATTCGTGATGTTGTCGAGCTTCATCACCATGTGGCAGCAGGATACGCAGCTATCGATCAGCGGATCGGATCTGGCACAGCTGGTTATCAATGGGGATACAGTAACGGTTCCTGAGGGCGTCTACATTAAGGGCGATCTGATCGTTGAGAATGGCAAAGCGAACGTATTAGGGGATGTAGAAGGGAATGTAACGGTCATTGACGGCCAATTATATCAAGCTTCTACCGCACATATTTCCGGACAAGTGAAGAAGATCGATCAAGCACTGGACTGGTTTTGGTATAAAGTGACACAATCGATCAGCAGTTTGGCCTACTGA
- a CDS encoding CdaR family protein, with amino-acid sequence MDKWLSHPTALKIISVAMGILLWAVVHFDSERSPNTVASLTETRIFDTVKIEVTGLDERNTSLRSMEPSSVMLKVRGSRSDLLSATPDDYRVVVDVTGIEEGRHELPVTVSRLPTDVELVSVTPRTVAVDLETMLTNEFEADIKIEGTPANGYKIGTPIVKPNNRVHVTLPKDKMDEVGYVGAVISVQDEEKTVTAKKVKVVVLDKTGDEMPEASVNPSVVEVEVPITMPFKKVPLQIGFTGRLPDGLAVASFKPSVENVTIYGPQDVLNKYDFYDGINVDLSKVKQSGTMELNIDMIGGIETVDPPKVSVSLSVVPADKKVLPGLPITMTGLSEGLKAKLTQPTDGKLDLAVKGAANILADVGSKDVQLIAKLNGLGPGVHNVPLDIHLPMFVESFAASPINVTIVISDGTEAVGPPISVPADTPPTEPGNAGESNSSNSGNSSGGGSNDSGNSNPPDESVNTNGEAGTGNKESNGSGMNSSGSGNAIPVPGASDVEASTGAEPGG; translated from the coding sequence ATGGATAAATGGCTGAGTCACCCTACCGCGCTTAAAATTATTTCCGTCGCGATGGGCATCCTGCTCTGGGCGGTCGTTCATTTCGACTCGGAGCGGTCGCCAAATACGGTTGCTTCATTGACGGAAACGCGCATTTTCGATACGGTCAAAATCGAGGTTACAGGATTGGACGAACGTAATACTTCGCTGCGCTCGATGGAGCCCTCCTCCGTCATGCTCAAAGTCCGAGGCTCCCGTTCAGATCTGCTCTCGGCGACGCCAGACGATTATAGGGTCGTTGTCGACGTTACGGGTATCGAGGAGGGACGCCACGAGCTTCCGGTAACGGTTAGCCGCCTTCCAACGGACGTGGAGCTGGTCAGTGTGACGCCGCGTACCGTAGCGGTCGATCTGGAAACGATGCTAACGAATGAATTTGAAGCGGATATCAAAATCGAGGGAACGCCAGCCAACGGCTATAAGATCGGAACGCCGATCGTCAAGCCGAACAACCGGGTTCATGTGACATTGCCGAAAGACAAGATGGATGAAGTCGGTTATGTCGGTGCGGTTATCTCTGTTCAAGATGAAGAGAAGACGGTGACTGCGAAGAAAGTGAAGGTCGTCGTGCTGGATAAAACGGGCGATGAAATGCCTGAAGCGTCTGTCAACCCGAGCGTCGTTGAGGTGGAAGTGCCGATCACGATGCCGTTCAAGAAGGTCCCGCTGCAGATCGGGTTCACGGGTAGGCTGCCGGATGGGCTTGCAGTCGCGTCCTTTAAGCCGAGCGTGGAAAATGTGACAATATATGGGCCGCAAGATGTGCTCAATAAGTATGATTTTTACGATGGTATCAATGTCGACTTGTCGAAGGTGAAGCAATCGGGTACGATGGAGCTTAATATCGACATGATCGGTGGGATCGAGACTGTAGATCCCCCGAAGGTGTCGGTTAGTCTCTCGGTTGTACCGGCGGACAAGAAGGTGCTGCCTGGACTGCCTATCACCATGACGGGATTATCTGAAGGACTGAAGGCGAAGCTGACGCAGCCAACGGACGGCAAGCTGGATCTCGCCGTAAAGGGCGCGGCCAATATATTGGCCGACGTCGGATCAAAGGACGTACAGCTGATTGCCAAGCTAAACGGGTTGGGACCGGGTGTCCACAATGTGCCGCTTGATATTCATCTTCCTATGTTTGTGGAATCGTTCGCCGCCAGTCCAATCAACGTCACGATTGTAATTTCGGATGGGACGGAAGCGGTAGGTCCGCCGATAAGCGTGCCTGCAGATACCCCGCCAACCGAACCTGGGAATGCAGGGGAGTCTAACAGCAGCAACAGCGGCAATAGCAGCGGCGGCGGCAGCAACGATAGCGGAAACAGCAATCCGCCTGATGAAAGTGTGAACACGAATGGAGAAGCGGGGACCGGCAATAAAGAATCTAACGGCTCGGGGATGAATAGTTCAGGCAGCGGCAATGCCATTCCTGTTCCTGGCGCTTCGGATGTCGAAGCGAGTACTGGAGCAGAGCCTGGCGGCTAG
- the cdaA gene encoding diadenylate cyclase CdaA, with the protein MNYFADLTWKQWIKDIVDIAIVSYIIYKLFVLVRGTRAVQLLKGIFVLVGTWAISTWFNLYTLKWLMNQMFTFGVVTVLIIFQPELRRALEQLGRGKLFSRSSVVERDVSDRISEIIKSINYMAKRKIGALIVFERDTGLSDYIESGIQMESIVSSELLINIFIPNTPLHDGAVIVRGNQIMAAGCYLPLSENPFISKELGTRHRAGIGVTEVCDAVSIIVSEETGQVSLAVGGMIVRDIKEESLISKLFEELNPKAKSSEARGSRIPFWRKWKGENSENG; encoded by the coding sequence ATGAATTATTTTGCTGATTTGACTTGGAAGCAGTGGATCAAAGATATCGTCGATATCGCCATAGTGAGCTACATTATTTATAAATTGTTTGTGCTCGTAAGAGGAACCCGGGCTGTTCAGCTGCTCAAAGGCATCTTTGTACTCGTTGGAACCTGGGCCATAAGCACATGGTTTAACTTGTATACGCTCAAGTGGCTGATGAACCAAATGTTCACCTTCGGGGTTGTGACGGTGCTCATTATTTTTCAGCCGGAGCTTCGGCGTGCGCTGGAGCAGCTCGGTCGAGGTAAGCTGTTCTCTCGTTCGTCCGTGGTAGAGCGGGATGTAAGTGACCGCATCAGTGAGATCATTAAGTCCATCAATTATATGGCAAAGCGAAAAATCGGCGCTTTGATCGTATTCGAACGGGATACGGGATTATCGGACTACATCGAGTCGGGTATTCAGATGGAATCGATTGTGAGCTCGGAGCTGCTCATTAACATTTTTATTCCGAATACGCCGCTGCATGACGGGGCGGTTATCGTTCGCGGGAATCAGATCATGGCGGCGGGCTGCTACCTGCCGTTATCCGAGAACCCCTTCATCAGCAAGGAACTCGGGACCCGCCATCGTGCAGGAATCGGCGTAACCGAAGTATGCGATGCCGTATCGATCATCGTCTCGGAAGAAACCGGACAAGTTTCGCTTGCTGTCGGCGGCATGATCGTGCGGGATATCAAGGAAGAATCGCTCATCTCCAAGCTGTTCGAGGAATTGAATCCGAAAGCCAAGTCCAGCGAAGCCCGCGGCTCGCGTATTCCTTTCTGGCGCAAATGGAAGGGGGAGAACAGCGAGAATGGATAA
- the sigW gene encoding RNA polymerase sigma factor SigW: MKSLEARLARMALKGDQSAFAELVGLYQDKLYHMAYRMLYNRQEAEDVVQDTFLRVYKNLERYDDSLKFSTWIYRIATNLCIDRLRKRKPSYSLDAESNEHEGLDGYAMIPSDNRTPESELLLSETQHIIHQAIESLPAKYKSVMVLRYLQDMSLQEIGDVLEVPVTTVKTRVHRGREFLRKKLEHKL; the protein is encoded by the coding sequence GTGAAATCATTAGAGGCGCGGTTAGCGCGTATGGCTCTAAAGGGCGATCAAAGCGCATTCGCTGAACTCGTCGGGCTGTACCAGGACAAGTTGTACCATATGGCATATCGGATGCTATATAACCGGCAGGAAGCCGAGGATGTTGTGCAGGATACTTTTCTTCGCGTGTACAAAAATTTGGAGCGGTATGATGATTCGTTGAAGTTCTCAACATGGATCTATCGGATCGCCACCAATCTGTGCATCGACCGGCTGCGGAAACGCAAGCCCAGCTATTCGCTTGACGCCGAGTCGAATGAGCATGAAGGATTGGATGGCTATGCCATGATACCAAGCGACAACCGGACACCGGAGAGCGAGCTGCTGTTATCGGAAACGCAGCATATTATTCATCAGGCGATTGAATCATTGCCTGCCAAATATAAATCGGTTATGGTTCTCCGCTATTTGCAGGACATGTCGCTTCAAGAAATCGGGGATGTACTTGAGGTTCCGGTTACGACGGTCAAGACGAGGGTTCACCGGGGACGCGAGTTTCTTCGCAAGAAGCTGGAGCATAAGCTATAA